One window from the genome of Haloprofundus halobius encodes:
- the icd gene encoding isocitrate dehydrogenase (NADP(+)) has protein sequence MSYDQVEVPEEGQKITVADEESGELTVPENPIIPIIHGDGIGTDVGPAAQKVLDAAADATGRSISWMRVYAGESAREKYDENLPDDTVDAIKEFNVAIKGPLTTPVGSGFRSLNVALRKKLDLYANVRPTYHLDGVPSPVKHPEKMDMVTFRENTEDVYAGIEWEAGTDEVEKVKEFVEDEMGATGVIHDGPVGIGVKPITEFGSKRLVREAIDYAIENDRPSVTLVHKGNIMKFTEAAFRDWGYEVAEEEYDQTITEDELWEEYDGERPEDKIVVKDRIADNMLQQLLTRTEQYDVIATMNLNGDYMSDAAGAQIGGLGIAPGANFGTARCLAEPVHGSAPKYAGQDKVNPTAMILSGRLMLEYMGWKDAGQLVKDAVEETISSGDVTYDLHRQIEGGNKLATSEFADTVVENIEKLS, from the coding sequence ATGAGCTACGATCAGGTCGAGGTCCCCGAGGAGGGCCAGAAGATCACCGTCGCCGACGAGGAATCCGGCGAACTCACCGTTCCGGAGAACCCCATCATTCCCATCATCCACGGAGACGGCATCGGAACCGACGTCGGTCCGGCCGCACAGAAAGTACTCGACGCCGCCGCCGACGCGACGGGCCGCTCCATCTCCTGGATGCGCGTCTACGCCGGTGAGTCCGCCCGTGAGAAGTACGACGAGAACCTCCCCGACGACACCGTCGACGCCATCAAGGAGTTCAACGTCGCCATCAAGGGCCCGCTGACGACGCCGGTCGGGTCGGGCTTCCGCTCGCTCAACGTCGCGCTTCGCAAGAAACTCGACCTCTACGCGAACGTCCGTCCGACCTACCACCTCGACGGCGTCCCGTCGCCGGTCAAACACCCCGAGAAGATGGACATGGTCACGTTCCGGGAGAACACCGAGGACGTGTACGCCGGCATCGAGTGGGAAGCCGGCACCGACGAAGTCGAGAAGGTCAAGGAGTTCGTCGAAGACGAGATGGGCGCCACGGGCGTCATCCACGACGGTCCCGTCGGCATCGGCGTCAAGCCCATCACGGAGTTCGGCTCGAAGCGCCTCGTCCGCGAGGCTATCGACTACGCCATCGAGAACGACCGCCCGTCGGTGACGCTCGTCCACAAGGGTAACATCATGAAGTTCACCGAGGCGGCGTTCCGCGACTGGGGCTACGAGGTCGCAGAGGAAGAGTACGACCAGACCATCACCGAGGACGAACTCTGGGAGGAGTACGACGGCGAGCGTCCCGAGGACAAAATCGTCGTCAAGGACCGCATCGCCGACAACATGCTCCAGCAGCTCCTCACTCGGACGGAACAGTACGACGTCATCGCCACGATGAACCTCAACGGCGACTACATGTCCGACGCCGCCGGCGCGCAGATCGGTGGCCTCGGCATCGCGCCCGGCGCGAACTTCGGCACCGCCCGCTGTCTCGCCGAACCGGTCCACGGCAGTGCGCCGAAATACGCCGGTCAGGACAAGGTCAACCCGACGGCGATGATCCTCTCCGGCCGCCTGATGCTCGAGTACATGGGCTGGAAGGACGCCGGTCAGTTGGTCAAAGACGCCGTCGAGGAGACCATCTCCTCGGGCGACGTCACCTACGACCTCCACCGACAGATCGAAGGCGGCAACAAGCTCGCCACGAGCGAGTTCGCCGACACGGTCGTCGAGAACATAGAGAAGTTGTCGTAG
- a CDS encoding mechanosensitive ion channel family protein, which yields MSTTDIDARTDTEHATNAAFVPLFVVLQLGIPEFLQDTVSSILAFIPRLIGALVILLIGWVIGRVVARVVREVVDRTEIDSMALRTPVGRALGGTEQAVSSTFGKLAAYYIYLLAILAAANALAITLLSQWINTAVSYLPAFLAGLLIIVLGFIVADFIARVVQQSSTASETRYSGVVADGVRLFLYFSVLVIGLDTMGFSVRVLYIVAQAVAYGLGAAIAIGLGLALGFGARGWVAENIDNWAGRASQGSPSFSDSTVSSDDD from the coding sequence ATGTCCACAACAGACATCGATGCACGCACCGACACCGAACACGCGACGAACGCTGCGTTCGTCCCACTATTCGTCGTCTTACAGCTCGGTATCCCGGAGTTCCTCCAGGACACCGTCTCGTCGATACTCGCATTCATTCCGCGGTTAATCGGCGCGCTCGTTATCCTCCTCATCGGATGGGTCATCGGGCGCGTCGTTGCACGTGTCGTCCGCGAGGTCGTCGATAGGACCGAAATCGACAGTATGGCGTTGCGAACGCCCGTCGGCCGCGCGCTCGGCGGAACCGAGCAGGCCGTCTCCAGTACGTTCGGGAAACTTGCAGCGTACTACATCTACCTGCTCGCCATCCTCGCAGCGGCGAACGCGCTCGCCATCACGCTGCTCTCGCAGTGGATAAACACGGCAGTCTCGTACCTGCCAGCGTTCCTCGCGGGTCTCCTGATAATCGTCCTCGGATTCATCGTCGCGGACTTCATCGCTCGCGTCGTCCAACAGAGTTCGACCGCGTCGGAGACGCGCTACTCGGGAGTGGTCGCCGACGGCGTCCGGCTGTTCCTCTACTTCAGCGTGCTCGTCATCGGTCTCGACACGATGGGGTTCAGCGTCCGCGTGCTCTACATCGTCGCGCAGGCAGTCGCCTACGGTCTTGGTGCGGCCATCGCCATCGGCCTCGGTCTCGCCCTCGGCTTCGGCGCACGTGGGTGGGTCGCCGAGAACATCGACAACTGGGCTGGCCGCGCCAGTCAGGGCTCCCCGAGCTTCAGCGACAGCACAGTAAGTTCCGACGACGACTGA
- a CDS encoding isoaspartyl peptidase/L-asparaginase: MHVIVHGGAGGTPDEPEPRQATLDDAAETGVAQSDPLSAVEEAVKILESSERFNAGVGGAVQSDGVVRTDAGVMTSDREAGAVASMSGVEHAVSVARVVMEETPHVFVVGEHAVDLADDYGVETGVDLFTEKSRERWEDSDAPDGSPREHLQWIRERFGGHDTVGAVAGDGETFAAATSTGGRWFALAGRVGDVPQIGSGFYCAPAGGASATGAGEDIARATLSRRAVRHLESGLSAQAAADRTMAEFAELTGSDAGVIVLDGDGAGSAFNTDGMQTSVARR, encoded by the coding sequence ATGCACGTCATCGTACACGGCGGCGCGGGCGGGACGCCCGACGAACCCGAACCGCGACAGGCGACGCTCGACGACGCAGCCGAGACCGGCGTAGCGCAGTCTGACCCTCTCTCGGCCGTCGAGGAAGCAGTGAAGATTCTGGAGTCGAGCGAGCGCTTCAACGCCGGTGTCGGCGGTGCAGTCCAGTCAGACGGCGTCGTTCGAACCGACGCAGGCGTGATGACGAGCGACCGCGAGGCGGGCGCAGTCGCGAGCATGTCGGGCGTCGAGCACGCCGTCTCGGTCGCGCGGGTGGTCATGGAGGAGACGCCGCACGTCTTCGTCGTCGGCGAGCACGCCGTCGACCTCGCCGACGACTACGGCGTCGAGACGGGCGTCGACCTGTTCACCGAGAAGAGCCGCGAGCGCTGGGAGGACAGCGACGCGCCCGACGGGTCGCCGCGCGAACACCTGCAGTGGATCCGAGAGCGATTCGGCGGCCACGATACGGTCGGCGCCGTCGCGGGCGACGGCGAGACGTTCGCCGCCGCCACGTCGACAGGCGGGCGCTGGTTCGCGCTCGCCGGACGGGTCGGTGACGTCCCCCAGATCGGCTCTGGGTTCTACTGTGCGCCCGCCGGGGGCGCGAGCGCCACCGGTGCGGGCGAGGACATCGCGAGAGCGACGCTCTCGCGTCGGGCGGTTCGCCATCTCGAATCGGGGTTGAGCGCACAGGCCGCCGCCGACCGAACGATGGCGGAGTTCGCCGAACTCACCGGCTCGGACGCGGGCGTCATCGTCCTCGACGGCGACGGTGCCGGAAGCGCGTTCAACACCGACGGGATGCAGACGAGCGTCGCTCGTCGCTGA